A DNA window from Pseudomonas wuhanensis contains the following coding sequences:
- a CDS encoding LysR family transcriptional regulator, translating into MNRNELRKADINLMVVFETLMLERNVTRVAEKLFLGQPTISAALNRLRTMFNDPLFIRVGHRMEPTARAEEIIQHLSPALDSLSVALSLTHDFDPLSSTMTFRIGLSDDVEFGLLPPLLRALRQEAPKVVFVVQHVDYWRIPDLLASGDITVGISQTRGLPANAKRKLLRHIQPSILRADASDTPLTLDEYCSRPHVLVSHTANVSGYADEWLAEIGRTRQVVLSVPQYSSLPALLAGTDLIASLPDYTAEAMAASGQLFKEPFPFKTPTLDLSMVWLSHVDSDPAERWLRSRLEAFMSERAILPPSQ; encoded by the coding sequence ATGAATCGCAACGAACTGCGCAAGGCCGACATCAATCTGATGGTGGTGTTCGAGACATTGATGCTCGAACGCAACGTCACACGGGTGGCGGAGAAGCTGTTCCTCGGTCAGCCGACCATCAGTGCGGCGCTGAACCGCTTGCGGACGATGTTCAATGATCCGCTGTTCATTCGGGTCGGCCATCGCATGGAGCCGACGGCGCGGGCCGAGGAGATTATTCAGCACCTGTCACCGGCGCTGGATTCGCTGTCGGTGGCTTTGAGCCTGACCCATGATTTCGATCCGCTCAGCAGCACCATGACGTTTCGCATCGGGCTGTCGGACGATGTCGAGTTCGGCCTGTTACCACCGTTGCTGCGCGCCTTGCGTCAGGAAGCTCCGAAGGTGGTGTTCGTGGTCCAGCATGTTGACTACTGGCGGATTCCCGACCTGCTGGCATCCGGCGATATCACCGTTGGTATCAGCCAGACCCGCGGCCTGCCAGCCAACGCCAAGCGCAAATTGCTGCGACACATCCAGCCCAGTATTTTGCGTGCAGACGCATCGGACACACCGCTGACCCTCGATGAATATTGCTCGCGGCCGCACGTGCTGGTGTCTCACACCGCCAATGTCAGTGGCTACGCCGATGAGTGGCTGGCGGAAATCGGCCGCACTCGTCAAGTGGTGCTCTCGGTGCCGCAATACAGCTCATTGCCGGCCTTGCTCGCCGGCACCGATCTGATCGCCAGCCTGCCGGATTACACGGCCGAAGCGATGGCCGCGTCCGGCCAACTGTTCAAGGAGCCGTTTCCGTTCAAGACGCCAACCCTGGACTTGTCCATGGTCTGGCTCAGTCATGTCGACAGCGATCCGGCCGAACGCTGGCTGCGTTCGCGTCTGGAGGCGTTCATGAGTGAGCGTGCGATTCTTCCGCCGTCCCAGTGA
- a CDS encoding YegP family protein: MYFEIYRQTRGIAQTGKGQWRWRLRAGNHETIASGEAYVNKSDCVHAISLIKGTHDQTPVKEI; this comes from the coding sequence ATGTATTTTGAGATTTACAGGCAAACCCGTGGTATCGCACAAACCGGCAAGGGCCAATGGCGCTGGCGTTTGCGGGCGGGGAATCATGAAACGATTGCCAGTGGGGAGGCTTACGTCAACAAGTCTGATTGCGTGCACGCCATCAGCTTGATCAAAGGGACTCATGATCAGACCCCGGTCAAGGAAATATAA
- the purC gene encoding phosphoribosylaminoimidazolesuccinocarboxamide synthase produces the protein MEKREELYRGKAKSVYKTDDADRLILLFRNDTSAFDGKRIEQLDRKGMVNNKFNAFIMQKLEAAGVPTQFDKLLGDNECLVKKLDMIPVECVVRNYAAGSLVKRLGVEEGMKLNPYTFELFLKDDAKGDPFINESHVVAFGWGTAEQLVRMKELSLKVNEVLSKLFDDAGLLLVDFKLEFGVFSDGTIVLGDEFSPDGCRLWDKATGKKMDKDRFRQGLGDVIEAYEEVANRLGVPL, from the coding sequence ATGGAAAAACGTGAAGAACTCTACCGCGGCAAAGCCAAATCGGTTTACAAGACCGACGACGCTGACCGCTTGATCCTGCTGTTTCGCAACGACACTTCGGCGTTCGACGGCAAGCGCATTGAGCAGCTCGACCGCAAAGGCATGGTGAACAACAAGTTCAACGCCTTCATCATGCAGAAGCTCGAAGCAGCCGGCGTGCCGACTCAATTCGACAAACTGCTGGGCGACAACGAATGCCTGGTGAAGAAACTCGACATGATCCCGGTCGAGTGCGTCGTGCGTAACTACGCCGCCGGCAGCCTGGTCAAGCGCCTGGGCGTGGAAGAGGGTATGAAGCTCAACCCTTACACCTTCGAACTGTTCCTGAAGGACGACGCCAAGGGCGACCCGTTCATCAACGAATCCCACGTCGTGGCATTCGGTTGGGGCACTGCCGAGCAACTGGTTCGCATGAAAGAACTGTCGCTCAAGGTCAATGAAGTCCTGAGCAAACTGTTCGACGACGCCGGCCTGCTGCTGGTCGACTTCAAGCTCGAATTCGGCGTTTTCTCCGACGGCACCATCGTCCTGGGCGACGAATTCAGCCCGGACGGCTGCCGTCTGTGGGACAAGGCCACCGGCAAGAAAATGGACAAGGACCGCTTCCGTCAGGGCCTCGGTGACGTCATCGAAGCCTACGAAGAAGTCGCCAATCGTCTGGGCGTACCGCTGTAA
- a CDS encoding MBL fold metallo-hydrolase, with the protein MRFAVLGSGSQGNGTLIASDDTYVLVDCGFSLRETEKRLLRLGVSPSQLSAILVTHEHADHVHGVGLLSRRYNLPVYLSRGTLRGMRKPIEPAGLLAGGEQLQIGPLSIGVIAVAHDAQEPTQYVFSDGQRRFGLLTDLGSYCNKVLDGYRDLDALMIEANHCRDMLARGHYPYFLKQRVGGELGHLNNHQAAFLVAELGWQGLQHLVLAHLSSKNNLPQLARQCFVDTLGCDPDWLQLADQDSGLDWRHIA; encoded by the coding sequence ATGCGTTTTGCCGTTCTCGGCAGCGGTAGCCAAGGGAACGGCACGCTGATAGCCAGCGATGACACGTATGTACTGGTGGATTGTGGTTTCTCCCTGCGGGAAACCGAAAAACGCCTGCTGCGACTGGGTGTAAGCCCTTCGCAGCTGAGCGCGATACTCGTGACCCACGAACATGCCGATCACGTGCATGGCGTGGGTTTGCTGTCTCGGCGTTACAATCTGCCTGTCTACCTCAGTCGCGGGACCCTGCGCGGGATGCGCAAACCGATTGAACCCGCAGGCCTTCTGGCTGGCGGCGAGCAACTGCAAATCGGCCCTCTGAGCATCGGCGTCATTGCCGTGGCCCATGATGCGCAGGAGCCGACGCAGTATGTCTTCAGCGACGGTCAGCGGCGTTTCGGCCTGTTGACCGACCTGGGCTCATACTGCAACAAGGTGCTGGACGGCTATCGGGACCTCGATGCGTTGATGATCGAGGCTAACCATTGCCGTGACATGCTGGCTCGCGGTCACTACCCGTACTTTCTCAAGCAACGGGTGGGCGGCGAATTGGGACATTTGAACAACCATCAGGCGGCATTCCTGGTGGCCGAGTTGGGCTGGCAAGGCCTGCAACATCTGGTCCTGGCCCATCTGAGCAGCAAGAACAACCTGCCGCAGCTGGCCCGGCAATGTTTTGTCGACACCCTCGGGTGCGACCCGGACTGGCTGCAACTGGCCGATCAAGATTCAGGGCTCGACTGGCGACACATCGCCTAG
- the bamC gene encoding outer membrane protein assembly factor BamC, which yields MKRLAGLSALALIISSTSGCGWIWGPEGYFRDRGSDYLEAQQTAPMQLPPDVSTAKRLDPLLPIPRNVADDTAKGEYIVPRPQPLSAAADASDYTLQKSGDSRWVMAQHPPAEVWPVAVQFFQDNGFRLDEQRPQTGEFTTTWQHSDELSAAMAKRLSAAGVGADSESRVRVRIEPGVQRNTSEVYVVSAERPAGSTANVDFTNRSVNTSLDAALVDDMLASMSRTSEKGGSVSMLASRDFDTPSRVSLTEDGSGNPVLNVGSDLDRAWSSVGRALEQGEWRVEDINRSLGLYYINLAEKAEKKDEKPGFFSGLFGSKPDKEEVEARAERYQVRLSKVGENVQVTVEKNINTVAPADVARKVLSVIQDNLG from the coding sequence ATGAAGCGATTGGCCGGACTTTCCGCACTTGCCTTGATTATCTCCAGCACCAGTGGCTGCGGATGGATCTGGGGCCCGGAAGGTTATTTCCGTGACCGTGGTAGTGACTACCTGGAAGCGCAACAGACTGCACCGATGCAACTGCCACCGGACGTCAGCACCGCCAAGCGTCTGGATCCGCTGTTGCCGATCCCGCGCAACGTGGCCGATGACACTGCCAAGGGCGAATACATCGTGCCTCGTCCGCAGCCGCTGTCGGCAGCGGCTGATGCCAGCGACTATACACTGCAGAAGAGCGGCGACTCGCGTTGGGTCATGGCCCAGCACCCACCGGCTGAAGTCTGGCCCGTGGCCGTGCAGTTTTTCCAGGACAACGGTTTCCGTCTGGACGAGCAACGCCCGCAAACTGGCGAATTCACCACCACCTGGCAGCATTCCGACGAACTGTCCGCAGCAATGGCCAAGCGCCTGAGCGCAGCCGGTGTCGGCGCCGACAGTGAAAGCCGTGTGCGGGTGCGTATCGAACCAGGCGTGCAGCGCAACACCAGTGAAGTCTATGTGGTCAGCGCCGAGCGTCCTGCCGGCAGCACCGCCAATGTGGATTTCACCAATCGTTCGGTCAACACCAGCCTGGACGCAGCACTGGTCGACGACATGCTCGCGAGCATGAGCCGCACCTCGGAGAAGGGCGGTTCGGTCTCCATGCTGGCCTCTCGTGATTTCGATACGCCAAGTCGTGTCAGCCTGACCGAAGACGGTAGTGGTAACCCGGTGCTCAACGTCGGTTCTGACCTGGATCGTGCCTGGTCGAGTGTCGGTCGTGCGCTGGAACAGGGCGAATGGCGTGTTGAAGACATCAACCGCAGCCTGGGCCTGTACTACATCAACCTCGCCGAAAAAGCCGAGAAAAAGGACGAGAAGCCAGGTTTCTTCAGCGGTCTGTTCGGCAGCAAGCCGGACAAGGAAGAAGTTGAAGCCCGTGCCGAGCGTTATCAGGTTCGCCTGAGCAAGGTTGGCGAGAACGTCCAAGTCACCGTCGAGAAAAACATCAACACCGTGGCGCCCGCAGACGTGGCACGTAAAGTGTTGAGCGTGATTCAGGACAACCTGGGCTGA